The Pirellulales bacterium DNA segment CCTGGAGGCCGACCTGCCCGCGCGGGCCGGGAAATAGAGTACGTAGGGTGGGACCAGCGAGCTTGCAAGCGCCGGCCCACCGCTGCAAAAGGCGGAAGGCAGAAGGTGAGGGCAGAATAAAGGATTTGTGCCTTCATCCTTCTACGCTACTCCGGTGGTGGGCGTCGAGGTGGCGGACGACGGCTGCGGCGGCCGCAACACCTTCACCGAGCGTGCCCGCCAATGGCGTTGACCGGGGTTTATCGCGGGATACAATCGTTAGTTGGGCGTAGGACTGGGAAGTTCGCTCTTCGATCCGGTGATATGAGCACAGCGCCCCCGACAAGCGGCTACACACCGACATTCGACCATGTCGGGCGAGCAATGCAACTCACTGATTCTGAGATCCGCGAGCGTAACCTGGTTGCGCTCGCGGCGCTTGACGCCGTCGAACAGATCGGAGATGCCGGCGAACAGCGGGAGACTCTCGACTACCTAAGGCAGGCCGTTGACGACGACCGGTTGTCGGCGCGGCCGCGCTTCGGGTCATGAGGCTCGTCGTCGTCGACACTGGGACGCTGGGATTGTTGACTCATCCTCGAGCCCAGCCGACCGCCCGCGCCTGTTGGCAGTGGGCTCAATCGTTACTGGCAGCAGGCGTGCGGATCATCGTGCCCGGCATTGCAGTCTACGAATTGCGGCGCGAGTTGATCCGGGCAGGAAAGGCATTGGGGTTGCAGCGGCTCGACGCAATTCGGGCCGGCTTTGAATTTGATCCGGTAACTCAGACATCGCTCGACGAGGCTGCGAGGTTATGGGCGGTCGTCCGGAATGCCGGATTGACGACAGCTCATCCAGCGGCATTGGATGGGGACGCTATCCTCGCGGCCCAAACCATGCTTGCGACCTCGGCTGGCGATACTGCCACAATTGCGACGGACAATCAACGTCATCTCTCGCGTTTTCCTGGAATTGATGCGCGACGCTGGCAGAGCATCATTTGTTGAGCGGGAACCCGCCTGCTCCGCCGAAAACAACGCTGACAGCAAGTTCTGCTCGGCATGCGTTTTCCGCGACGAGCGGCATCGATGCGACACGCGTGTCGCATCGGTCGCAGACGGCGCTCTTGCGCGCCATCCGCGGCGTGGTGTTTACAAACGGGAGGACCGATGAAGCGAACGGCAGCATCGCGGTGATTACTCCCGCGGTCAGCCAGCGAGCTTGCAGCCGGCCGAGGCAGACCAGCGCGGCGGCGGCGCCGACCAGGGCCATGAACATGTCCCATTGCGCGTCCCAGGGATCGCCCTGCATCCCCAGCCACTCGGGGCCTTGGTCGGGATAAAAGGCCAGCACCCAGCCCCATTCCACAATCTCGTACAAAGCGCTGAACGCCAGCGGCACCGCCGCGCTCAACAGGAGCACGAGCCATGCGCGACGCACTTCGCCCACGCGCACCAGCACCTCGCGCGCGATCAAGGCGGGCGTGAAGCCCTGCGCGAAATGCCCGACGCGGTCGAACGGGTTGCGGTCGAGGCCCAAGGCGTCTCGCAGCCAGTTGCCGGGCGGCGCCTCGGCGTAGCTGTATTTGGCGCCGATCGCCAGAATGACGAAGTGGGCCGCCGCCGTCAGATAGACCATCGGCGTGAAGCGGAACCGCGGTGCCACGGCCGCCAGCACGCCGATGCCCACGCCGCCGATCGACAGTTCGAAGAACCAAGTGCCATAGTCGCGCGTCCCGACCGCCGACCACGCCGTGGCAACGAGCGCCACGGCCAGCATGGTCCACAGCGGCATGTCGGCACGGCGATACGTCATAGCGAGGCGTTAGGGCCTGGCTCAGATGGTGCTGCCCTTCTGATAGAAGTCGGGCAAGGCCGCCGCGGTGCCGGCGGCCGGCGCCGGAGGATTGTTCGCGTACTCCGGCAAGTTCGTGATCTCCTGCTCGATCGTGCGGTCGGTGGCGCCGGCCTTCATCTGGTCCACATAT contains these protein-coding regions:
- a CDS encoding DUF2238 domain-containing protein, which codes for MTYRRADMPLWTMLAVALVATAWSAVGTRDYGTWFFELSIGGVGIGVLAAVAPRFRFTPMVYLTAAAHFVILAIGAKYSYAEAPPGNWLRDALGLDRNPFDRVGHFAQGFTPALIAREVLVRVGEVRRAWLVLLLSAAVPLAFSALYEIVEWGWVLAFYPDQGPEWLGMQGDPWDAQWDMFMALVGAAAALVCLGRLQARWLTAGVITAMLPFASSVLPFVNTTPRMARKSAVCDRCDTRVASMPLVAENACRAELAVSVVFGGAGGFPLNK